One window of Methanothermobacter tenebrarum genomic DNA carries:
- the rtcA gene encoding RNA 3'-terminal phosphate cyclase, protein MLEIDGSFGEGGGALVRIATALAALTSTPIRIYNIRANRPKKGLSYQHLTAVKALAKLSKARIEGAEVGSMEIKFTPQRIKGGNFYFDVKTAGSIGLVLQALMIPAAFAEDKTTFKIRGGTDVKWSPPIDYIKNVTLPLLEKMGYKGKIKLLKRGYYPKGGGTIEAMIQPIKRLKPIKLTKAKIDSIKGISHAGKLPLHVAERQARAAQEKLQEKGLEADIRIEHSNDTLSPGSGIILWAEGNTRIGASSLGEKGKPAETVGKEAAEGLIKFLENGAPLDKYMGDQIIPYMSIAGESIIRTVEFSMHAYTNIHVTEKITGKKFKIMGELGKPAAIECP, encoded by the coding sequence AGGGGGCGCCCTCGTAAGAATAGCCACAGCACTCGCAGCCCTAACATCAACCCCAATAAGAATATACAACATAAGGGCCAACAGGCCCAAAAAGGGCCTATCATACCAACACCTAACAGCAGTCAAAGCACTAGCCAAACTATCAAAAGCCAGGATAGAAGGGGCCGAAGTAGGATCCATGGAAATCAAATTCACACCACAGAGAATAAAAGGGGGAAACTTCTACTTCGATGTTAAAACTGCAGGTAGCATAGGACTAGTACTCCAAGCCCTCATGATACCCGCAGCATTCGCAGAAGACAAAACAACATTCAAAATACGGGGAGGAACCGATGTCAAATGGTCACCACCAATAGACTACATAAAAAATGTAACACTCCCATTATTAGAAAAGATGGGCTACAAGGGAAAAATAAAACTACTAAAGAGAGGATACTACCCAAAGGGTGGGGGCACCATAGAAGCGATGATACAACCCATAAAAAGACTAAAACCAATAAAATTGACAAAAGCCAAAATAGACTCCATAAAGGGGATATCACACGCCGGTAAACTCCCATTACACGTTGCAGAGAGGCAAGCCCGGGCAGCCCAAGAAAAATTACAAGAAAAGGGACTAGAAGCAGATATAAGAATAGAACATTCCAATGACACACTATCACCAGGCTCGGGTATAATACTCTGGGCCGAGGGCAACACCAGAATAGGGGCCAGTTCACTCGGTGAAAAGGGGAAACCAGCAGAAACCGTTGGGAAAGAAGCCGCAGAAGGACTGATAAAATTTCTAGAAAATGGGGCGCCACTAGATAAGTACATGGGGGATCAGATCATACCATACATGTCAATTGCAGGAGAATCCATAATAAGAACCGTTGAATTCTCAATGCACGCCTACACCAACATACACGTCACAGAAAAGATCACAGGCAAAAAATTCAAAATAATGGGGGAGCTGGGAAAACCAGCCGCCATAGAATGTCCCTAA